In Oryzias latipes chromosome 19, ASM223467v1, the genomic stretch ATGGAAGAAACAGACACTGAGAACAGAAATAATACGTCctaataaaagaaatgtaatgctgtaagaaaaaaaggtaatgAATAAAACGTGAAATATGCTGCTGCtttataaaacaacaacatagtcagtaaaaaacacacaataggtggtaattttgtttttttcgtgaTGAAAATGTCATATTGATTTGGAAGATTTGGTTCCTTCTCTTGTCTTTGGGTCATCATTGACAGACACTTACACtgttatgttttgtttaaaattctaATTCATAAAGAGACAACTAAACGATTAAACCACTAGGCAGATGCATATTTCACTGTAATCACCGTAAAAGATTATTTACGAAGAGCTTATTAGTTGGAGATGTTACCTCCAGGCACTACACAAAAATTAAGAAAcatcaaaccaaatcaaattGTGTATTCTGTAATACTATCTACATTATTCAAAAAAGTTAGAAACTGACTTAGTAAAGATGAGTCCAACCATcttaaattgattttattgtatataattattttatatataaatatgtattacTATATATGTATTACTGTCTGAACTGAGAAGGTTTTTCTCAGTTGAGTTCTAAACTCTATTTAAAAACAGCTAACATTccagaaaaagagaaatcttttttaaatagaagtCCATCTTGTGTGTCGTTTCAAACAAGTaagttaaaatagttttttccagagtagtttttaaaaaatacttctaAATGTATGCTCTTTGTTTAGTTCTTgccttatttaattatttattaatttcaaaaacaatttactAGTTTAAAAGCcgctgagtttttattttttttcatttatttttgaatgcaAGTCTTTATTGACAACTCCATATTTcaacaacaatatgaacacatttaaatggGGCTATATGATAAGAACTTGCAGATATGTTttggcaaacaaaaacatataagaattatcaaataaaaaatacacaaaatttattaaaaaataaataaaaaatagaaatttaatttaaataagggTTCTGTAagtacgtttaaaaaaaaatctaaaatacatatataGATAATTCTTTTTATCAATTTCgctcacactttttttaatcttttgtttattttaagaaactgttttattgtttacttATATTTGTAACTTCCGCATAGCATTGTTGTTGTTAGCATGACGTAGCATGGATGCTACGGAAGTAGCGTAATAAGCAGATAGGGATGTGAGGCATGGACCTAAAGTAAAGCCGGCAACTCAATACCACATCTAATCGGAAATGTTAAAGGGAGATTTTAAAAGACTGAAAGACAGTTCGATGCAAGCTCGACTATCCGGCAAGTATTAAACGCCAAACGTATTTGTATTTATGCTACAACGAGTTAGCAACTTGTAGGTGGGGAGGTAGCATGCTAACTCTTCTCTGCCATGTAGgaacactgtttttgtttttaaaataacagaaatgtaACTACTATGAATGTAGCaattactatttatttttttacctttttgttctttgtgtctttgtgtggtttaattTTGATCCATAAACATCTCGTTTCTCTGTCTGTGACTGTCTCTCAGAACCAAAACATGGactttctgactctgtttgctaTCTACGTCGCGGTGATGCTGACATGCATTTTTCTGGTCTGTAAATACTCCGGCCAGAAGCACAGCCCCTTAAACAGACTTTTTGACTGTTTTAGAAAGGTGAGATGCAAACACTTGCACTCCTTTAAGCCACCGCTGAGTGGCGCTGTTGATCCAGGTCCAATATCTCTCTTCACaggttttttccccttttactCCACTATGGTTGCAGAGGTTTTTCCAGCGGAGTCTGCACAGAATGTTTCATCAAaggtttgttgttaaaatgatgaTTTAATAGATTAATAAAGTACAAATTATACACGTTAATAATTTATATATTGATCAGAGAGTGTATATTGTGCACAATGTATAAATGTTCTTGCATGAAGTTTACGTATAATATAGTGGTTAAGGTTTCACTTTAAGtagaaggcatcaaaactatgaatttacacatgtggaattatataataGGTAATTATAtaacaataaagtgtgaaaccactgaaaatatgtcatattgtaggttcttcaaagtagccaccttttgatttgattactgctttgcacactcttgacaTTCTCTTGatctagaggtagtcacctgaaatggtctttcaacagtcttgaaggagttcccagaatgcttagcacttgttggcccttttgccttcactcattggtccagctcaccccagaccatctggattgggttcaggtccggtgactgtggaggccaggtcaccatcacacctcctcctccatgcttcacagtgggaaccaagcatgtagagtccatccgttcacctttctgcgtcgcacaaagacatggtggtttgaagcaaaaatctcacatttggactcatcagaccaaagcccagatttccactgggctgatgtccattccttgtgttctttagtccaaacaagtctcttctgcttgttgtctttctttagcagtggtttcctagcagatattctaccatgaaggcctgattcacacagtctcctttgaacagttgttgtagagatgtgtctgctgctagaactctgagtaccattgacctgctctctaatctgagctgctgttaacctgccatttctgaggctgctgactcggatgaacttatcctctgcagcagaggtgactcttggtcttcttTTCCTGGGGGGGGTccacatgtgagccagtttctttggagcgcttgatggtttttgtgactgcacttggggacactttcaaagttttccttacttttcagactgactgaccttcatttcttaaagtaatgatggccactcgtttttctgtacttagctgcttttttcttgccataatccaaattctaacagtctttCAGGTGACTACttctagaagctcatcaagagaatgtgtgcaaagcagtaatcaaaccaaaaggtggctactttgaagaacctagaatatgacatattttcagtggtttcacacttttttgttatgtttataattccacatgtgttaattcacagttttgatgccttcagtgtgaatctacaattttcatagtcatgaaaataaagaaaactctttgaatgagaaacaaacttttggtttgtacTGCGTATAGTTTGTACaacaaatatataaagaaaaccttctaaatattgtaaaataatGTTGGTAAAAAATAGGTACTTTTTACTTATTATTTTTAGGGATACCAAAGCATTTTTTAAGCTTGCCTTTTTTTTGAAATGTGGTTTTTAAAGTGTGATGCTTTGCAGGAACAACATGTTCATCTACCTGCACATCCTCTTGGAGGGCGCCGTGTACGGAGAGTTCACCTATGAGGTGTTTGGCTTCTGCAGGGACATGGACACCTCTCTGACCAGCTTATCAGTGCCTTATATTTTGCTGGTGCTAAAGACCTTCTTCTTCTACCTCTGCATTAAGACAGATCCAGGTTAGTTTCAATCTAATGTCCATAATAATCAGGCCTGGTGAGGGGAATATGGTCCGTCGCTTGGCTGTCTCAGGAGCAGACTGTTGGGAACAGCCTTTAGCAGAGCTacgatgcatccacctgcagaccaatagatccacggacctctttattttcctcgtctgagctggaatctggatcaaactaCTTTAATTTGTCTGCTCCCGACttgcaatgatttgaataaagaaatactcagaaatatccTTTTGAGCTTAATTCTCTCTATATATGTCATCAGAAAAccccatttttgtgttttttttgtgtgttttctcacTGTCTGGTAGGCACGGTGACAAAGAGCACCGTCTCTGGACTGCTCCGCGTCTATCCGTACGACAAGAGGCTGTTCCATCCTGGAGTCTCCTGTCCGACCTGCCAGCTCATCAAACCGGCTCGCTCCAAACATTGCGGTGAGTCCCGGCGTTCCTTCTGCTCCCTGCGGGTTCGATGACGGATGTTTGGTTTCCTCACCTCCCCGTCTGCTGCACAGGCGTCTGCGACAGATGCGTTCATCGCTTTGACCATCACTGCGTCTGGGTGAACAACTGCGTCGGCGCTCAGAACACAGGCTACTTCCTGCTGTACCTCTTCAGCGTGTGCGCCATGGCGGCCGACGTGGCCCTGCTGACGCTGGACATGCTGCTCCACGCCGTGCTGCGCTCGGGGCTCCTGAGAGCCAGCTACATCGACGAGAACGGCGAGCAGCAGCCGGCTGGGTTTCCGTTCATCGTCCAGGTACTGCCTGTGCATCACATCTGCACAAAGCtgcactcctcctcctcactcatGTTTCTTCCCCCTCTTTGTTCTTCCAGCATCTTTTTCTCACTTTCCCCCGAATCATCTTCATGCTGGGCTTCGTCGTCTTCGTCTTCTTCCTCCTGGCGGGCTACGCCTTGTTCCATTTCTACCTGGCGCTGGTCAACCAGACCTCCAATGAGTGGTACAAAAGCCGCGGCTACGTTTGTCAGCACTGCCACCCGACGGCGGCGGCGGATGCTCTTTGCAGCCCCGCCCCCAATCACTCTAAGAGATACTTCTACAGCAGAGGGCCGCTGCGAAACCTCCGGGAGATGTTCTTTCCTCGGAAACCGgtgaagaaaaaagacaagtgaAAGAAAAACGTTTACTGCTTTGTACACTACTGTTGTTTTTGTACTGTTACTTGGGATGATAAAATGTTTTGACTTCTTAAAGGgcctaattttttttgtctttcataaaGTAAAATCTAAAATTATTAAATCTGATTCATTAATTAAACATCCGGCTATCAAAAGCACAGGTTTTTGTGGATGGTCAAAAGGGTTTATagtgtaattatttattttttctactggaaaaaaaaaggcttgtggtgatttaaatgttttatttttgttttttaacaagccctttttttatttttattttttttatgttttagcagAGGATGAGATTTGTGTTGTTCTTTCAGAAATACTTGACCATTGAAATagttataatatatatatatatatatatatatatatatatatatatatatatatatatatatatatatatatatatatatatatatatattatgaaTGATTGGAAAATAATTTACTCAAagatttcatttccatttttctgtctCACAGAAGTCAAAAGTGAAATAGATGTTAAACATTTGTCCAATATTTACGTGTTTATGTGAGCGGCTTGTAAATGACAGACGACACGTTTATATGACCAGATGAccagaaaatgttctttatgtTGATGCAGATTTAAAGCGTCTCATCACATTCGCTGAAATAGAACGAAACAGAAAGTTGGGAAGTTTTGACTCGCAAAGAGCAAAGTATAGCGACTAAACTTAATAAGAACATAtgcatatttacacatttttaaagttcaaaacctaaaaatgaaaaggaaaatccaAACTTTTTAAGAGCAAGCATGTCCATATATGTAACATACGGAGCATGTCACAACCTTTATAACGACAGATTTTGAATGTCTACATTTTATATCAACCATAAATAATTAGAATTCTAttccatttgtttttatgttcaaaataaatattaaaataaaatatgagaaACTGTCAATTTTGATTAATAATGAATGTAGTCTATCCATGCAAGGAACTACTACATGtaagttttggttttctttctgtGACATAAATATAACTCttgatcatcttttttttgaaTGTATACATGTTAAcagtttttgggaggatttctttttcttggtgCTCCTCAAAGTTTCC encodes the following:
- the zdhhc4 gene encoding probable palmitoyltransferase ZDHHC4, producing MDFLTLFAIYVAVMLTCIFLVCKYSGQKHSPLNRLFDCFRKVFSPFTPLWLQRFFQRSLHRMFHQRNNMFIYLHILLEGAVYGEFTYEVFGFCRDMDTSLTSLSVPYILLVLKTFFFYLCIKTDPGTVTKSTVSGLLRVYPYDKRLFHPGVSCPTCQLIKPARSKHCGVCDRCVHRFDHHCVWVNNCVGAQNTGYFLLYLFSVCAMAADVALLTLDMLLHAVLRSGLLRASYIDENGEQQPAGFPFIVQHLFLTFPRIIFMLGFVVFVFFLLAGYALFHFYLALVNQTSNEWYKSRGYVCQHCHPTAAADALCSPAPNHSKRYFYSRGPLRNLREMFFPRKPVKKKDK